In Nostoc sp. GT001, a genomic segment contains:
- a CDS encoding ROK family protein, with the protein MTLILALDFGGTKLAAALVNVGSRKWLRYERRLSPVGANASTDLEIMRSLIYSLLQDTKPAAIGVSFGGPVDASTGTVRLSHHVAGWENIPLKALLEEEFGVPVDVDNDANIAALGEHRFGAGQGYDSLFYITVSTGVGGGWILNGQPWRGAGGMAGEIGHIVVDPAGPICLCGKRGCVERLASGPYMAQNAREILEKEPQRRGGLRDGEILRGLVGDNLTLLTGQLVSEAAAAGDDLAKEVLHKAAWALGVGIGNVANLMNPQRFVLGGGVTKAGEDFWRVVRQVARETALPEVDFEVVPAVLGDDAPLWGGVAIASITANL; encoded by the coding sequence ATGACATTAATTTTAGCTCTTGATTTCGGCGGAACTAAGCTGGCGGCAGCATTGGTAAATGTTGGTTCGAGAAAGTGGTTGCGTTATGAACGTCGTCTCTCGCCAGTAGGTGCAAATGCTAGCACTGACTTGGAAATTATGCGATCGCTCATTTACTCTCTGCTGCAAGACACAAAACCTGCTGCGATCGGTGTCAGCTTTGGCGGCCCAGTTGATGCTTCCACGGGAACGGTGCGACTATCTCATCATGTGGCTGGATGGGAAAATATTCCTCTCAAAGCTTTGTTGGAAGAGGAGTTTGGCGTTCCTGTTGATGTAGATAATGACGCGAATATTGCTGCTTTGGGAGAACATCGCTTTGGTGCGGGACAGGGATACGATAGCCTGTTTTATATTACTGTCAGTACTGGCGTGGGTGGTGGTTGGATACTCAATGGCCAGCCTTGGCGGGGTGCTGGTGGGATGGCTGGCGAAATTGGACATATCGTTGTAGATCCGGCTGGGCCAATTTGTTTGTGTGGGAAGCGGGGATGTGTAGAACGTTTGGCTTCGGGGCCTTATATGGCGCAAAATGCTAGGGAAATTTTGGAAAAGGAACCGCAGAGGCGCGGAGGACTCAGAGATGGAGAGATTTTGAGGGGTTTGGTGGGGGATAATTTAACGTTGCTGACGGGACAGTTGGTAAGTGAGGCGGCAGCGGCTGGTGATGATTTGGCGAAGGAAGTTTTGCATAAGGCTGCTTGGGCGCTGGGTGTGGGTATTGGCAATGTGGCGAACTTGATGAATCCGCAGCGCTTTGTGTTGGGAGGCGGTGTGACGAAGGCGGGGGAAGATTTTTGGCGGGTGGTGCGTCAGGTGGCGCGGGAGACGGCTTTACCGGAGGTTGATTTTGAAGTTGTGCCTGCGGTACTAGGGGATGATGCGCCATTGTGGGGTGGTGTGGCGATCGCTTCTATCACAGCGAATTTGTAA
- a CDS encoding Mut7-C RNAse domain-containing protein, translated as MAIAYFYFHAELNHFLPRHQKQVKISHLFEEKASIKDMIESLGVPHPEVDSINVNGEYVNFSYIVSDGDTINVYPISSRSFIIPSVSVLPKPLSIIRFVLDIHLGKLATSLRLLGFDTLYRNDYEDEKLAQISYTQARILLTRDKGLLMRSLVTHGYYVRNTNPEQQIIEVLQRFDLFELISPFKRCLRCNGLLESVDKQSIIEQVPEKVRSQIDEFQRCQDCDRIYWKGSHYERLQQFIDKVLNSRKGE; from the coding sequence ATGGCGATCGCATATTTCTACTTTCATGCAGAATTGAATCATTTTTTACCACGGCATCAGAAACAGGTGAAAATCTCTCATTTGTTTGAGGAAAAAGCCTCAATTAAGGACATGATTGAGTCGTTGGGTGTCCCTCATCCAGAGGTGGATTCGATAAATGTTAATGGTGAATATGTAAATTTTTCTTACATAGTTTCTGATGGAGACACTATCAATGTTTATCCAATTTCATCTAGGAGTTTTATTATACCAAGCGTTTCTGTTTTACCAAAACCGCTCAGTATTATCCGCTTTGTTTTAGATATTCATTTGGGAAAGCTGGCAACATCTTTACGACTTTTAGGTTTTGATACTTTATACCGCAATGACTACGAAGACGAGAAATTAGCCCAAATATCCTATACTCAAGCGCGGATTCTCTTGACTCGTGATAAAGGTCTATTGATGCGTAGTTTGGTAACGCATGGGTATTATGTTAGAAACACTAACCCTGAGCAACAAATTATAGAAGTACTGCAACGCTTCGACTTGTTTGAATTAATCTCACCATTTAAACGGTGTTTGCGTTGCAATGGATTATTAGAATCTGTAGATAAACAATCCATTATTGAACAAGTGCCAGAAAAGGTGCGCTCGCAGATTGATGAATTCCAGCGTTGCCAAGACTGCGATCGCATTTATTGGAAAGGTTCACATTATGAGCGATTACAACAGTTTATTGACAAAGTTTTGAACTCAAGAAAAGGTGAGTGA